In the Defluviitalea raffinosedens genome, one interval contains:
- a CDS encoding alpha/beta hydrolase, with the protein MNLLHRYFINSDGLRIFYRKEVPYNPKGIIVISHGYGEHSGHYLDLANFLVQNGYGVYIIDHRSHGQSEGQRGHIESFFEFISDFHELMSIVRSKHPQDDIFTFGHSMGGLITFIYGLMHSEYDIKGQIFSGPALGAPWGMYKVPLKLYELLGKTIPKAKIYRVIRKRASRNQQYLKEFEADPFDLKYTTVSYLTEFLYRGISWAQQNAGNYNLPCLFLHGKSDKVIPYYRTSEIYDKIQSLDKTLKLYDHCYHELVHEPEREVILSDILDWLEKRMN; encoded by the coding sequence ATGAATTTGCTGCATAGGTACTTTATTAATTCAGATGGCCTTCGTATTTTTTACCGGAAAGAAGTTCCTTATAATCCCAAGGGGATTATTGTGATCAGTCATGGATACGGAGAACATTCAGGGCATTATTTAGACTTGGCAAATTTTTTAGTCCAGAATGGGTATGGGGTATATATTATTGACCATAGAAGCCATGGACAATCAGAAGGACAGAGAGGACATATAGAATCCTTTTTTGAATTCATTTCGGATTTTCATGAACTTATGTCTATTGTAAGAAGTAAGCATCCCCAAGATGATATTTTTACTTTTGGACATAGTATGGGAGGGCTTATTACATTTATTTACGGATTGATGCATTCAGAATATGACATAAAAGGGCAAATTTTCTCAGGACCTGCATTGGGTGCACCCTGGGGAATGTATAAAGTTCCTTTGAAGCTTTACGAATTGCTTGGCAAGACTATTCCAAAAGCAAAGATCTATCGGGTAATCAGAAAGAGAGCTTCAAGAAACCAGCAGTATTTAAAGGAATTTGAAGCAGATCCTTTTGATCTTAAGTATACTACGGTAAGTTATCTGACGGAATTTCTGTACAGGGGAATCAGCTGGGCACAGCAAAATGCCGGGAATTATAATTTACCCTGCCTTTTTCTCCATGGAAAAAGCGATAAAGTGATTCCGTATTATAGAACCTCAGAGATCTATGATAAGATTCAGTCACTGGATAAGACATTAAAACTATATGATCATTGCTATCATGAACTGGTCCATGAACCAGAAAGAGAGGTTATCCTGTCGGATATCCTGGATTGGCTGGAAAAGAGAATGAATTAA
- a CDS encoding PolC-type DNA polymerase III, which yields MRNEYIDHLIVFDLETTGCNPVQDYIIEIGAIKIKDGEIVSKYHQMVNPGIPIPYFITEITGITDDMVSDAPYISEALPSFLDFCDTDYILGHNISFDYRFIKSKCSSLGYTFNKKALDTLTIARKFLKHLPSRSLGPLCEYYGIDLRNAHRAIHDAEATYRLFQCLKKDFMDVDASAFIAKEITWDPPKQEMITSRQKKYLADLIRMHRLVVNEDIETLTKSEASRMIDKILVQVRSGQK from the coding sequence ATGAGAAATGAGTACATCGACCATTTAATTGTTTTTGATTTAGAAACCACAGGCTGTAATCCTGTACAGGATTATATTATTGAAATTGGGGCAATTAAAATTAAAGACGGAGAAATCGTTTCAAAATATCATCAAATGGTCAATCCTGGCATTCCTATCCCTTACTTTATTACAGAAATTACCGGGATTACGGATGATATGGTATCCGATGCTCCTTATATTTCCGAGGCACTTCCTTCATTTTTAGATTTTTGCGATACCGATTATATTCTGGGGCATAATATATCTTTTGATTATCGTTTTATAAAATCAAAGTGCAGTAGTCTTGGATATACGTTCAACAAGAAAGCTTTAGATACTTTGACGATTGCAAGAAAGTTTTTGAAACATCTTCCCAGCAGAAGCTTGGGCCCTCTGTGTGAATACTATGGTATAGATTTAAGAAATGCCCATCGGGCCATTCATGATGCAGAGGCTACTTACAGGCTTTTCCAATGCTTAAAGAAGGACTTTATGGATGTAGATGCTAGTGCTTTTATAGCAAAAGAAATTACATGGGATCCACCCAAACAAGAGATGATTACCTCAAGACAGAAGAAATATCTGGCAGATTTGATCAGGATGCATAGATTAGTAGTCAATGAAGATATTGAAACTTTAACAAAGTCGGAAGCCAGCAGGATGATCGATAAAATCCTTGTTCAAGTAAGATCCGGACAGAAATAA
- a CDS encoding aspartate/glutamate racemase family protein: MNFDEKLRKNIDEEVKIYNLWDEFLAINPNEIGEFTINNRNRLFQDIKNAEFTGADLIVTTCSTLTPVVEMIRPFISVPVIAIDDEMARLGVTFGEKVLVMATAESTVEPTKSKLAKEAAKANVKIEISAKVCHEAFRAMKAMDMDQHDRLLKEMAREVRGYDCIILAQASMAHLEDEIRNICHCPVLSSPDLCIQQINEVLKTIKK; encoded by the coding sequence ATGAATTTTGATGAAAAACTTCGTAAAAATATTGATGAAGAAGTAAAGATTTATAATCTCTGGGATGAGTTTTTGGCGATCAATCCTAATGAAATCGGGGAATTTACTATAAATAACAGAAATCGTTTATTTCAGGATATTAAAAATGCAGAGTTCACCGGAGCAGATCTCATTGTTACCACTTGTTCTACTTTAACTCCTGTTGTAGAAATGATTCGTCCGTTTATTAGTGTGCCTGTGATCGCCATTGATGATGAAATGGCCAGATTAGGGGTTACGTTTGGAGAAAAAGTTCTGGTTATGGCTACAGCAGAAAGTACTGTAGAACCAACAAAATCAAAATTAGCAAAAGAAGCTGCCAAGGCCAATGTTAAGATTGAGATTTCTGCGAAGGTATGCCATGAAGCATTTAGGGCGATGAAAGCTATGGATATGGATCAGCATGATCGGCTTTTAAAAGAAATGGCAAGAGAAGTAAGAGGATATGACTGCATCATTTTAGCCCAAGCCTCTATGGCTCATTTAGAAGATGAAATCCGTAATATTTGTCATTGTCCTGTTTTATCGAGTCCTGATTTATGTATTCAACAGATTAATGAAGTTTTAAAAACCATTAAAAAATAG
- a CDS encoding cupin domain-containing protein, protein MYYQYRKENTIAVPEPFKRYITPLFMADDPIITESNFSLHITEWEPGCKIDLHAHPDATEAMYCMSGEGRVTINGKEYPFVPGAMIVAPPNITHEIQNTGQEMLRVFCVFSPPVTGEDLRKRALAAVEEARKCKKD, encoded by the coding sequence ATGTATTATCAGTATAGGAAAGAAAATACTATTGCTGTACCGGAACCATTTAAAAGATATATCACGCCTCTTTTTATGGCGGATGATCCAATAATTACAGAAAGCAATTTTTCACTGCACATTACGGAATGGGAACCAGGATGTAAAATTGACCTTCATGCGCATCCGGATGCAACGGAAGCCATGTATTGCATGTCAGGAGAAGGCAGAGTAACGATTAATGGGAAAGAATATCCTTTTGTTCCGGGGGCTATGATCGTTGCGCCTCCCAATATTACTCATGAAATCCAGAATACAGGACAAGAAATGTTGCGGGTTTTTTGTGTGTTTTCTCCGCCAGTTACAGGAGAAGATTTAAGGAAGCGGGCATTGGCAGCTGTAGAAGAAGCTAGAAAATGCAAAAAAGATTAA
- a CDS encoding MATE family efflux transporter, translating into MTLKNDFTKGSIAKNILNLALPMTLAQLINLLYNIVDRIFIGRIPENATLSLTGLGLALPIITIITAFANLFGMGGAPLSAIARGRGDHEEAEHIMGNSFMLLFIFGVMLTLLGLLLKKPMLYLFGASDATFPYANEYITIYLLGSIFVMIGLGMNSFINSQGFGKIGMTTVLLGAVTNMILDPIFIFTLNMGVKGAAIATVISQFLSAAWILIFLRGKKTILKLKLCNLKLDKNLVCKITGLGLSGFMMAMTNSAVQIMCNASLQFYGGDLYVGVMTVLNSIREILTLPAKGLTDGAQPIISYNYGAGDYKRVSSAIKFMSITCVTEMVISWAILYTFPSFFISIFNSNAELIHAGLISLKIYFIGFFMMALQFSGQSVFVALGKSKQAVFFSIFRKIIIVVPLTLILPKLFNLGIYGLFLAEPISNIIGGIASFTTMLCIVHKEFKSEASKESKTFES; encoded by the coding sequence ATGACATTGAAAAATGATTTTACTAAAGGAAGTATTGCGAAAAATATTTTAAATCTTGCACTTCCGATGACTTTGGCACAATTAATTAATCTTCTTTATAATATTGTTGACAGAATTTTTATAGGGAGAATTCCGGAAAATGCGACTTTGTCCCTCACTGGGCTTGGACTGGCTCTTCCTATAATAACCATTATCACGGCATTTGCCAATCTGTTTGGGATGGGGGGCGCGCCCCTAAGTGCCATAGCCAGGGGAAGGGGAGACCATGAGGAAGCAGAGCACATTATGGGAAATTCGTTTATGTTGCTTTTCATATTTGGAGTAATGCTTACCCTTCTTGGGCTTTTACTTAAGAAGCCTATGCTATATTTATTCGGGGCCAGTGATGCAACTTTTCCTTATGCCAATGAATATATAACTATTTATCTTTTAGGAAGTATCTTTGTTATGATCGGACTTGGTATGAATAGTTTTATCAATTCTCAGGGCTTTGGAAAAATAGGAATGACCACTGTATTACTGGGTGCAGTGACGAATATGATTTTGGACCCTATTTTTATTTTTACTTTAAATATGGGTGTCAAAGGGGCTGCAATTGCTACTGTTATTTCCCAATTTTTATCTGCAGCTTGGATTCTAATTTTTCTAAGAGGAAAGAAAACCATATTGAAATTAAAATTATGCAATTTAAAGCTGGATAAAAACTTGGTATGCAAGATTACGGGGTTAGGATTATCCGGTTTTATGATGGCTATGACAAACAGTGCTGTTCAGATTATGTGCAATGCAAGTTTGCAGTTTTATGGAGGAGACCTTTATGTAGGGGTAATGACGGTACTTAATTCGATTCGTGAAATCCTTACTTTGCCTGCAAAAGGTTTAACGGATGGAGCACAACCGATTATCAGTTATAATTATGGCGCTGGAGATTATAAAAGAGTGAGTTCAGCGATCAAATTCATGTCTATAACATGTGTTACAGAGATGGTGATCTCATGGGCAATACTGTATACCTTTCCTTCATTCTTTATTAGTATTTTTAACAGCAATGCAGAGCTCATTCATGCAGGGCTTATCTCATTGAAAATTTATTTTATCGGTTTTTTTATGATGGCTTTGCAATTTTCCGGGCAATCCGTATTTGTCGCGTTAGGAAAGTCAAAACAGGCAGTATTCTTTTCGATCTTTAGAAAAATTATTATTGTTGTACCATTGACCCTAATCTTACCAAAATTATTTAATCTGGGTATTTATGGGCTTTTCTTGGCTGAGCCTATTTCAAATATTATTGGAGGCATTGCTTCTTTTACAACAATGCTTTGTATTGTACATAAAGAATTTAAATCTGAAGCATCAAAAGAAAGTAAAACTTTTGAAAGTTAA
- a CDS encoding PdxA family dehydrogenase, which yields MNDKPIIGLILGDAAGVGPEIIAKLAANNFYDEYCKPIVLGDVRVLERGAKAAGVTFPMQIIESVEDANWAEGIPVLDQKDLDPANIPYGVLSSESGKSCLGLLKLGVELFQAKKIDGFCFAPLNKSAMILAGCPFESEHHYLAHLFNHKEPFGEINVVGNLWTTRATSHIPLKDVSAHLTADTILRAVRLANTTLKNSGIEKPVLALAALNPHCGENGECGREEIDVIAPAIKKANEMGIDARGPYPSDILFIKAFNGEFDGVVTMYHDQGQIALKLKGFEQGITIAGGLPAPIVTCAHGTAYDIAGKGMVKTSAFENAVKMASKMAKHIRKSENM from the coding sequence ATGAACGATAAACCAATTATTGGATTGATTTTAGGAGATGCTGCAGGTGTAGGACCAGAAATTATTGCAAAGTTGGCTGCTAATAATTTCTATGATGAGTATTGCAAGCCTATTGTTTTAGGGGATGTACGCGTCCTCGAAAGAGGTGCAAAGGCTGCAGGAGTCACATTTCCGATGCAAATTATTGAAAGTGTAGAAGATGCAAACTGGGCAGAAGGAATTCCTGTTTTGGATCAAAAAGACTTAGATCCTGCAAATATACCTTATGGAGTATTAAGCAGTGAAAGCGGAAAATCATGTCTTGGTTTGTTAAAGCTTGGAGTAGAATTATTTCAGGCGAAGAAAATAGACGGATTTTGCTTTGCACCATTAAACAAATCAGCAATGATTTTGGCAGGATGTCCTTTTGAAAGTGAACATCATTATTTAGCCCATTTATTTAACCACAAAGAACCTTTCGGAGAAATTAATGTAGTAGGAAATCTTTGGACAACGCGAGCTACTAGTCATATTCCATTAAAAGATGTCAGTGCTCATTTAACCGCGGATACGATTTTAAGAGCAGTGCGTTTAGCAAATACTACCTTAAAAAATTCAGGAATCGAAAAACCAGTACTTGCTCTGGCTGCCCTTAATCCCCATTGCGGAGAAAACGGTGAATGTGGCAGAGAGGAAATAGATGTGATAGCACCGGCTATTAAGAAAGCTAATGAGATGGGAATTGATGCAAGAGGCCCATATCCTTCTGACATTCTGTTTATTAAGGCATTTAACGGGGAATTTGATGGTGTGGTAACCATGTACCATGACCAGGGTCAAATTGCTTTAAAGCTTAAAGGTTTTGAACAGGGCATTACCATTGCAGGTGGACTTCCGGCGCCGATCGTTACCTGTGCCCATGGTACAGCTTATGATATTGCAGGAAAAGGGATGGTGAAAACCTCTGCATTTGAAAATGCTGTAAAGATGGCTTCAAAAATGGCTAAACATATTAGGAAAAGCGAGAATATGTAA
- a CDS encoding Bug family tripartite tricarboxylate transporter substrate binding protein, with product MKIKKQLAVLLTGVLALSTLLAGCQGKGGSSKSYAPASSIDWMVTSSPGGGSDIFTRMITDIMKTEGIVDSTFVVTNKTDGGGEVGRNEVANLKGDKASNTLLTFNSGDLMPMVLNTKNRSKNFKILAVMALDKQLIFKTEHTKQADFAEAIQAAKNGETIVIGGSKGDDVATYEAMIKEIGVTSDNMKYITYDSTSDAITAGLGGHVDFVISKPAAASEYVEAGSLIPVLALATERYSGKFDAPTLSEIGDYENVEVPVWRGVVGPANMSDEAVAFWSEALKKVSESERWKTEYIDKYKLVPEFKGAAEATEYITAYEKAYMEANGIQ from the coding sequence ATGAAAATCAAAAAGCAATTAGCAGTATTATTGACAGGAGTATTAGCATTATCAACACTTTTGGCAGGATGTCAAGGAAAAGGGGGATCTTCAAAATCCTATGCACCAGCTTCATCTATTGATTGGATGGTAACAAGCAGTCCAGGAGGCGGTAGTGATATATTTACAAGAATGATCACAGACATTATGAAAACGGAAGGCATAGTTGATTCAACCTTTGTTGTTACCAATAAAACGGATGGTGGCGGTGAAGTTGGCCGTAATGAAGTTGCCAATTTAAAAGGAGATAAAGCAAGTAATACTTTACTGACCTTTAACAGTGGAGATTTAATGCCAATGGTTCTAAATACCAAAAATCGTTCTAAGAATTTCAAAATACTGGCTGTTATGGCCTTAGATAAGCAATTAATTTTTAAAACAGAGCATACAAAGCAGGCAGATTTCGCAGAAGCTATCCAAGCAGCAAAAAATGGAGAAACCATTGTTATTGGTGGTTCAAAAGGTGATGACGTTGCAACTTATGAAGCCATGATTAAAGAGATTGGTGTTACATCAGATAATATGAAATATATTACTTATGATTCAACTTCTGATGCAATTACTGCAGGATTGGGAGGACATGTTGACTTTGTGATTTCAAAACCGGCAGCGGCTTCTGAATATGTTGAAGCAGGTTCTTTAATTCCTGTACTGGCACTGGCTACAGAAAGATATTCTGGAAAATTTGATGCACCAACCTTAAGTGAAATTGGAGACTATGAAAATGTTGAAGTTCCTGTTTGGCGTGGTGTTGTAGGCCCTGCGAATATGAGTGATGAAGCAGTAGCATTTTGGTCAGAAGCATTAAAGAAAGTATCTGAATCCGAAAGATGGAAGACAGAGTACATTGATAAGTATAAATTAGTGCCTGAGTTTAAAGGGGCAGCAGAAGCTACTGAATACATAACAGCATATGAAAAAGCTTATATGGAAGCAAATGGAATTCAATAA
- a CDS encoding tripartite tricarboxylate transporter permease has product MENFELLLRGFSVSLTPANIGAAFLGAILGLIVGAMPGIGSLAGVALLLPLTYKFNPTTAIIMLGALYYSNMYGGSFSAILLNIPGDSPAVMTALDGYPMAKKRKRPGQALFTANMASFIGGTIGIIILTFAGPALANFGLKFGPSEMTAVLLIAMTSISWLVGENPIKGVVITMLGILLASMGMDTLSGSPRYDFGNMYLLGGIPFTPFVIGTVGFSQVISLINERDVKTEKIDAKLSIKGSILTKREFKRLLPPAIRSGLLGTFVGVLPGAGATTGSFMGYAVQKRFKSEEELGTGAVEGIAACEAANNAAAAGAFAPLLALGIPGSGTGAVLLGGLMMWGLNPGPLLFQNEPDFAWGLISSLFLSNILTLIVAIGIIPFLTKILSVPTKYMIPIITVVCVVGSYSTTYSMYGVLVMLLSGILGYFMQKNDYPTAPMLLSFVLSPLLESNMRKAFIISGGSLSIFFTRPITLVLMLIFLFFITFPIIRGAVSKAKNYKQRSRMA; this is encoded by the coding sequence ATGGAAAATTTTGAGCTGCTGTTAAGAGGATTTTCAGTTTCACTGACACCAGCAAACATAGGGGCAGCATTTCTTGGAGCAATATTAGGTCTTATAGTTGGAGCTATGCCGGGAATTGGAAGTTTAGCAGGAGTTGCATTGCTTCTTCCATTAACTTATAAGTTTAATCCAACTACTGCAATTATTATGCTTGGGGCTCTTTATTACTCCAATATGTATGGGGGAAGCTTTAGTGCAATATTGTTGAATATTCCGGGGGATTCACCGGCAGTTATGACAGCCCTTGACGGTTATCCCATGGCTAAGAAAAGGAAGAGACCTGGACAAGCATTGTTTACTGCCAATATGGCATCCTTTATTGGCGGTACAATAGGGATCATAATCCTAACCTTTGCAGGACCTGCCCTTGCCAATTTTGGATTAAAGTTTGGGCCATCAGAAATGACAGCAGTTTTACTTATTGCAATGACTTCGATCAGTTGGCTTGTTGGTGAAAATCCAATTAAGGGTGTTGTAATAACTATGCTGGGAATTTTGCTTGCAAGCATGGGGATGGATACTTTATCCGGATCTCCAAGATATGATTTTGGCAATATGTATTTATTAGGGGGTATACCATTTACTCCATTTGTAATCGGAACAGTAGGATTTTCGCAGGTTATTAGCCTGATCAATGAGAGAGATGTTAAAACTGAAAAAATTGACGCGAAGCTATCAATTAAAGGAAGTATATTAACTAAAAGAGAATTTAAAAGACTTCTTCCTCCCGCTATCAGATCTGGGCTTTTGGGGACTTTTGTCGGAGTATTACCGGGAGCAGGAGCTACTACCGGTTCTTTTATGGGATATGCCGTTCAGAAGAGGTTCAAAAGTGAAGAAGAATTAGGGACTGGAGCAGTTGAAGGTATTGCGGCCTGCGAAGCAGCCAATAACGCAGCAGCGGCCGGAGCCTTTGCGCCACTTTTAGCTCTTGGAATTCCCGGTTCCGGAACAGGAGCGGTATTGCTTGGAGGACTTATGATGTGGGGACTTAACCCAGGACCTTTACTGTTCCAAAATGAGCCAGATTTTGCATGGGGATTGATTTCATCTTTATTCTTATCCAATATTTTAACGTTGATTGTTGCAATAGGTATTATTCCGTTTTTGACCAAGATTTTATCTGTTCCTACAAAGTACATGATACCAATTATAACCGTTGTTTGTGTTGTAGGTTCATATAGTACTACTTATTCCATGTATGGCGTATTAGTTATGCTGTTATCAGGGATTTTAGGATATTTCATGCAAAAGAATGATTATCCGACAGCACCTATGTTATTATCTTTCGTATTGTCACCATTATTAGAATCCAATATGAGAAAAGCATTTATTATTTCCGGAGGCAGCTTAAGTATCTTCTTTACAAGACCAATTACACTTGTATTAATGCTTATATTCCTTTTCTTTATTACATTCCCAATTATAAGAGGAGCAGTAAGCAAGGCAAAAAACTATAAGCAACGCAGCCGAATGGCCTAA
- a CDS encoding tripartite tricarboxylate transporter TctB family protein, translated as MTSSITKRILPLIFVVMGLIFAVLGFTQFGFWSDANGPMPGFFPSIMAIVMVLSGIASFIQSLKDTEAVEYKPDEFLVIAGGIGIFVATFIIGLVPTIFLYVILWLKLVEKSSWKPILIVLAIVAFITIGVFGMWLGIQFPMGIFENIL; from the coding sequence ATGACGAGTTCTATAACAAAGCGTATTTTACCACTTATATTTGTGGTTATGGGATTAATCTTTGCAGTCTTAGGGTTTACCCAATTTGGCTTTTGGAGTGACGCAAACGGACCGATGCCAGGATTCTTCCCGTCCATTATGGCGATTGTTATGGTTTTATCTGGGATAGCATCCTTTATTCAATCTTTAAAAGATACGGAAGCAGTGGAATATAAGCCGGATGAATTTCTGGTGATTGCCGGTGGAATTGGAATTTTTGTCGCAACTTTTATTATTGGTTTGGTTCCTACTATATTTCTATATGTTATTCTTTGGCTTAAGCTGGTTGAAAAAAGTAGTTGGAAACCTATTTTAATAGTGCTGGCAATAGTTGCATTCATAACCATTGGCGTATTTGGAATGTGGCTCGGAATCCAATTTCCAATGGGCATATTCGAAAACATCCTGTAA
- a CDS encoding D-2-hydroxyacid dehydrogenase yields the protein MKIVILDGYTENPGDLSWEGFEKLGDLTVYDRTPSDKIIERIGDAEVVYTNKTPITRETLDACPNIKFIGVLATGYNVVDVNAAKEKGIPVSNIPTYGTMAVAQFAIALLLELCHHIGEHSECVKRGDWTNNPDWCFWNYPLVELAGKTMGVIGFGRIGQATAKIAQALGMKILAYDSFKNPALESETCKYAELDELLANSDVISLHCPLFSETEGIINKSTIAKMKDGVMIINTSRGPLIVEEDLRDALNSGKVAGAAVDVVSSEPIKMDNPLLQAKNMIITPHIAWAPKESRQRLMDIAVENLKAYAAGAPINVVNK from the coding sequence ATGAAAATAGTTATTTTAGATGGATACACTGAAAATCCGGGAGATTTATCCTGGGAAGGGTTTGAAAAGTTAGGGGACTTGACGGTTTATGACCGAACACCCAGTGACAAAATTATTGAAAGAATCGGAGATGCAGAAGTAGTTTATACCAATAAAACACCAATAACAAGAGAAACTTTAGATGCATGTCCCAATATAAAATTTATTGGAGTACTTGCTACAGGATATAATGTGGTAGATGTAAATGCTGCAAAAGAAAAGGGAATTCCCGTATCCAATATCCCAACGTATGGAACTATGGCCGTAGCTCAGTTTGCGATCGCTCTATTATTAGAATTGTGCCATCATATAGGTGAACATTCTGAGTGTGTAAAAAGAGGGGATTGGACCAATAACCCGGACTGGTGCTTCTGGAACTATCCATTGGTAGAGCTTGCCGGAAAGACTATGGGAGTTATAGGATTTGGACGAATTGGACAAGCCACTGCAAAAATTGCACAAGCTCTTGGAATGAAAATCTTAGCTTATGATTCATTCAAAAACCCTGCACTTGAATCAGAAACCTGTAAGTATGCAGAGCTAGATGAATTGCTTGCAAATTCAGATGTGATTTCTCTACATTGTCCATTATTTTCCGAAACGGAAGGGATTATTAACAAATCTACCATAGCAAAGATGAAAGATGGGGTTATGATCATCAATACTTCCCGAGGACCTTTAATTGTTGAAGAAGATTTAAGAGATGCTTTAAACAGTGGAAAAGTTGCCGGAGCAGCAGTAGACGTAGTATCTTCAGAGCCTATTAAAATGGACAATCCATTATTACAAGCAAAGAATATGATTATTACTCCACACATTGCATGGGCTCCCAAAGAATCCAGACAAAGACTGATGGATATTGCCGTTGAGAACTTAAAAGCATATGCGGCGGGTGCACCAATTAATGTGGTTAATAAGTAA
- a CDS encoding sugar phosphate isomerase/epimerase family protein, translating to MKESIHKYFKMGTIVPMSYPGVDPLESIKKIACDDYFDAIEVTHIPDDEKRAKVKKMLEESGLTVCYSAQPRLLGAKLNPNDINEEGRKAAEALLMESIDEAEYLGAKRIGFLAGKWEEETKDLAYAQLLKTTRNICDYAAIKGVTVNLEVFDYDMDKAALIGPAPYAAKFAADMRTTHSNFGLMVDLSHFPTTYETSKFVIQTLRPYINHFHIGNAVVEKGCEAYGDQHPRFGFPNSANGLEELLEFFRVLKAEGFFDAQNPYVLSFEVKPWGDEDPDVIVANTKRVINRAWALLED from the coding sequence ATGAAAGAATCTATCCACAAGTATTTTAAAATGGGGACCATTGTTCCAATGAGTTATCCAGGGGTAGATCCACTTGAATCTATTAAAAAGATTGCGTGTGATGATTATTTTGATGCGATTGAAGTAACACATATTCCTGATGATGAAAAAAGGGCAAAAGTTAAGAAGATGTTAGAAGAATCTGGTTTAACAGTTTGCTATAGTGCTCAACCAAGATTACTTGGGGCAAAATTAAATCCAAATGATATTAATGAAGAGGGAAGAAAAGCTGCAGAAGCCTTGCTTATGGAATCAATAGATGAAGCAGAATATTTAGGTGCAAAGAGAATAGGATTTTTGGCTGGAAAATGGGAAGAAGAAACAAAAGACTTAGCGTATGCACAGCTATTAAAAACCACAAGAAATATATGCGATTATGCAGCAATAAAAGGTGTGACGGTTAATTTAGAAGTATTTGACTATGACATGGATAAGGCAGCATTAATTGGACCAGCACCTTATGCAGCAAAGTTTGCTGCTGATATGAGAACGACCCATAGTAATTTTGGGCTTATGGTGGATCTTTCTCATTTCCCAACCACCTATGAAACTTCTAAATTTGTTATTCAGACCTTAAGACCGTATATTAATCATTTCCATATCGGAAATGCGGTTGTAGAAAAAGGTTGTGAAGCATATGGAGATCAACATCCAAGATTTGGTTTTCCCAATAGTGCCAACGGTTTAGAAGAACTATTAGAATTCTTCAGGGTTTTAAAAGCAGAAGGATTTTTTGATGCACAAAATCCATATGTACTTTCTTTTGAGGTAAAACCATGGGGCGATGAAGATCCAGATGTTATAGTAGCAAATACAAAAAGAGTGATCAACAGAGCATGGGCGCTTCTGGAAGATTAG